A window from Sphingobacterium hotanense encodes these proteins:
- a CDS encoding TFIIB-type zinc ribbon-containing protein, whose product MKRINYDGMKCPNCNQTLLIAERHRVEIDYCPNCRGVWLDKGELDKLLDYAGNQNLSSQAPVAEERSRPKDNDRYDYDRRQHDYSENRNHDRHNDHYGQRNYQKKKKSFLSDFFDFD is encoded by the coding sequence TTGAAGCGAATCAACTACGATGGTATGAAATGTCCGAATTGTAACCAGACGCTATTAATAGCTGAAAGACACAGGGTAGAAATAGATTACTGCCCGAACTGCAGAGGGGTTTGGCTTGATAAAGGCGAACTGGATAAACTGTTAGATTATGCTGGAAATCAAAATTTAAGTTCACAAGCCCCGGTTGCTGAGGAAAGAAGTCGGCCGAAGGATAATGACCGGTATGATTACGACCGCAGGCAACATGATTATTCGGAAAACCGGAATCATGATAGGCATAATGACCACTATGGCCAGCGGAACTACCAGAAAAAAAAGAAATCTTTTCTTTCCGACTTCTTCGATTTTGATTAG